The genomic DNA atgctcaaaatgttGTCCGTGCACTTCAGAGAAGTGTCTTAGCCTTAGAAGTCCAAGCTTGTGTAGCGTTTTTAAGATTAACTTCCAATTATATCGTTCCAATTCAACCTATCCCTATACGGATTTTGTTCACGTTCTGACCTTAATGGTTTCTGCTTTTTAGCTACCACCCTGTATTACTAATGTCGCTCTATTATGAAGAAAAGTgaatcatatatattatacaagagaactacgcccaaatatatggacacgtctgttcgcagtacagtacggtgtaccgtaccgtcagatcacagtctacaaatatattcacaccaagcgatgcagtacagtaggacacaaaatggcgtccgatgtccgcagaacgtttaatgacgtcatagcgaacaaaaacaaatctcacagagctaacaggaattattaaaatgaataaaagtaatagccgtttggggaaaaattttatcttcaaccactgaaaatttcaaatcaatttgtccagtattcgaagagaaaagcggttttttaatatttccactaggtgtgttattctgtgtcaaataacaacaagaacaagaacaacataatattgaaacgatcgttatgtccgtGCCCAATAATATATgtgtagagcagtggttctcaaacgttgGGGCATAGACAACTTtagagggggcgtgaagctaataaaaaataaaaatattttattagatttgatcttgcctgccttattttgaatatttacatttctttttgCGATTCCGTCGACGTATTTTCAACTTGTTttcttgaataaaacatactttcgcctaactatctgttatttgtagcatAATATTAAATAGTTTTTTATAAGGTGGGCCGACAGATTTAACTAATTTTAAAAAGGGTGGCGCGTCTTAAagagtttgggaaccactactGTAGAGCAGTAGTGTTGGGTAACTTTAGTCAAAGATCATTTTCCTTTTTAGTCTTGGCAGCTCTTAGAAGTTGTTTGTCCCTAACTTCAGTCAGAAATCTATCTCTTACTTTAGTGAACCCCGTAACTTTGGTCGAAGATCATTTTCCGGTACTACCGtagtgtgtgtgtaccaggttaggtcataactttattccgattttttcctattttaattctattgCGTGTTcgaggactgtttgtgttatccaagtaaatatacccctgcccataggcttcatttcctttacacaactcgatgtaaagtaggcaaacaaaaatagtttcctccatattggtgcacatacttctggagcgcccatttcACTGTATTGTCTCAGTGACTCTTGGCGCTTCAGTGTTCGTCTGTAACTTCACTAAGAGACCAATTtcctttatttttgaatgagtgcGCGTGATCTTGTTTTAAGAAAACTTCCCTAAAAAGATTTAACAACTTACTTTACATGTATCCACGCCCTCTCCTTTCCACCCGGAACACATTTGAGTTTTATCCCCCATGTAGTAGGAAGATAAATAGGAATTGCATTCCTCGTAGCTATGTACTGGCAACACTGCTTGCTTCAAATCCCCTCGGGGCTTATCATCATCTGATAATAAGATAAAGATTTAAATCTGGATCTATCTAACTGGGCTCGTGGATTCCTTAGGGTCTACCGGGCGATTGTATTAAGCTTCTATTTGATGTTATTCGTCATTTCTACATAAATTACCATAgtttgatttgaataattttttgaccGTGATTAGTTCAGTAACACCCAGCTGCGAAGCGTAATCAAATCCGTGCTGATTTCACTTTAATAATGGACGTTGGGTCCCGGACTCTGCActcatttttcaataaatttcttCAATTATTTATTGCTCGGTGAGGTAAAACCAATTACAAGAGATAATACATGTTGTACTTAGTGTAAAAATTGTACTCAGTATGTTTCTAAGCCTTTCATTTTAGGGGGAGGGGGGatgttttcaaatttaggggtgttagatattttgttatttgtgataaaactatttgtaacttgtGATAAAAATGTGTATACATATATTTGACTCGTAATTTCATCGGCATATAAGCCACTTTCTAGATGTtcgaattcatttttatttacgttAAGAATATAAGTATGGTGTCACACCTGAAAATTAGGGGAGTGTTTCAAACTTTAGGGTGGTGTTCACCCTCTATAGGTTGGGGCGAGTGTAGAGAAATCACTGGTTGTACTTACCATAAGTTCTACCCCAACCAGTCGTGACGCAAAAGCTACCACCGGGAACTTCATAATCAGGTTCAGGCAGGCAGGCAACACGCACGTGTTTTGTGATAATAAACGGTGTTTTTAGCTGGACCAACGCAATGTCGTGTTTGGCTCTAGAATACGATTTATGTAAAATGTATCGGCGAACTTTCCTCTCTTGCATCTCGACTTCTGTACCTTTGTTGTGCCCGACTTTAACGGCGTAACGATCCGGTCTGTGGATAAAAAGAAGATtagttaggcttaccatatatatgaaacaaacaaaataagcgctccagaagtgggtgtactaatatggaggtaactaattttgttcgcctgctttatatcaagttgtgtaaaggaatgGAACCCTATGAACGGGGGGAACACTAacttcacttggctaacacatatACTagtaatacaactaaaatagggaaaatcggaataaaattatggcttaaccgtaacctggtacaaatatgTACTACGAGATGGTAAGCCAACGTATGGTAAGCCAACGTTTAGTGTGATAGCCAACGCAATACCAATGTTTGGATATGCGGTCACAAAAATTCTCCACCCTTCACTGAACCAGAACCGATCAACGAAAGTACGCCTAGCGGACCAGTTGTTCATAAAACGTCCAAAATATATACATGATAAAAGAACCAGATCCCGTACGCGTCGATATcataagaaataaaaatattcatcaaaGAAATACATTTATCATCAACTACAAAAAATTGAAAGGCAATTTATCTGGTGGtgcgaaagaaaaaaaaatcagcaaAACTATCCATAGTGTCCATTTTAACGGAAAGTGTTTGTTTATACGAACTTATAATAAATGAACGTAACTTCGTACTGGGCGTCGCTTTTTTAGTTTAAAACTCACAGTATTGGCGAAACGATAATTGCCCAAATTGTAACATTCACCTCTGTTACTGTTATCTGTGacgattttaaatataaatattgtacTCGAAAAGGATGAAACACGTTTTAGAGCACTGGATGATTGAATATTGACACCTTGTTACTGAATTACAGCAGCAAATCTAGCGAAAAAACGACTCAGGGATTTGCTGAGTAATGTATTATGTAAGATTATAACACTACCAtgtaaaatagaaaaacatatatttaaatGATAACTTACGGTAATTCGTCATCCAAGCAATGTGCAGCTGTCACAACCCAACCAGGTTTTATCAATGTTCCTCCACAGAAATGAAAGTCAGTATTCTTAAGCATGCTGACAGACCATGGCCAGCTACCATGCAATGCAATTTCACCTCCCAAGattctgaaaataattaaaattaaaatctgaaatcTGATTGAAAAGTAATCGAGTGAGccttgctatatatatatataccagtacTCCCTGTCATGCACTGATAAAGTTTTTGTGTATAGAAATTTAAAACGTCGACAGATTGCATCGCTCTGCCagcaccggttgtgctttatttatccttTTCGttaagggtgtgcaacctgcggcccgcgggccaaatgcggcccacaaggaaaactTGAGCGGCCCGCGGAAAAGCGCCACTTTTGGAAGGTGACCAGCGAAATGAGTTATCCGTTTAATCGAGTATGTGCGAGCAATTCCTTTGCGTTGCATTACCTATATCTgagcttgtgcaaagcgaacaacacatgtcataataccaataaccaaaattttgtgtctgcaactactagaaagcctatgttaagtaaaagtacggcccgcgggttTATTCAGTTACTTGTATCCAGCCCTTGTGTAATAAAAGtgtgcacacccctgctctacatGCATATACCTGTTGGTAACCTTGCGCTGTGTTCTTTGACTCTCAACTTTTATTCtctcaataaaagtaaaattttgcccttacatttttacattaccagtcctataaaaaaaaatctatgaTTCATGGGTGGAATTGGTTTCAGAAGGACGTTTCAATCCCAGCAATGTTGCAATAAGCAACGTCAGAGTGGTGCAACCGGCGGGCGGCGAGCCGCAACTCGGCCCGCCAAGCTCATCTCAACACTCAtatttttccccatcaagcataaaatcctattctaacagtttatgtttaaaaagtctCTTACGCGGTTAAAAACTTTAGAATGTCGCTTCAGCTTTTCTACAAAATGAAGCTCACAAAAGCAAATGTAGAAGTCAGCTGACCGATGAACATTTGACTAGTCAGTGTTGCTACAACTTTTGTCAGAACTGATGGTAACAAATTATGCAATAActcgaaattttaaatttcctaCTAAAacgttaaataaataatattttgcatTGTAAGAATTTTCCACTATAATAtagacctgacatgggcaaactacagcccTCGGTCCAAATCCGATCTGTTGAGtacttcaatctggcccgcctgaagctgccacaaccaaactaaaaccaaattttgatgtttgagctgaaaattagctcaaggaatttgttgagattgcgacgAAATGTAGCTTTGGACCGAGGcctattgtttttcattttcactcttttaacactgtaaatattattcataaaatgtaactttttatgtcacaacTTACATAGCCCatcagtctaggtgggcaaaatgaATGACCACTGGTCCGTAAACCTTGCCCCCCTCTGAATAGACTGCAACGTGGAAATTAATTTTGCTAACAATTTCTGAGAATTCACCTTTCTTGTTGATCAACTTCTCTCTTTCTTCTCCTTGATTCAATGAGGCGGCCCCCTTCAATAGCGAAGCCTTGGATGGAATAAGTTGGTTGAATTGCCTGTTTTCCACAAGACcctatatgataaaaaaaatataaaattgggaattttttttttcattaaagaAATACTGGAATCGGATTTTTGGAACAAAATCCCCGCCAATTACGCAAAATGTGAGATTTTAGAACAACATACCGAAACGTTCGTAAATAAccaattagtaattatccatttgaaTTAGAAATGATTTATAGGTTTGAATTTCCCACGCTATCTACATTCCCGAACCGAACACCAACTGGATATATACTCATTTTTAGTGTTGCTGGGGTGTTTAATTTTGGCGGGGGCTCCGTGCAAAAGATGCTTAGAATCTTATCAGCTActataccagggtggtccaaggttgtcggctccgggggccacaaaactatttttgcattgtttgcgggccatTATTGTACCAAGGATAGATAAACATTGCAATACGAAGCAAACAATTTTAATGTGCAAACACGTTGATCAGTATCTGTCATTATCAAGCTAACCCCTgataaaaacactaaaaaaacttactaaaaccggCAAAAGTCTTTCCATATATACAtatagtgtaagatttcaaacttttcataacGAAAAAAGAGCTTTCTCAAATATAAGTGCTTTCCAACATCGATAAGATTTTCATGGAAAtatcttaactttggaaaatgctaATTGCTCACAAGGTTCTAAAATGccatttaaaattcaattatttcTTCCCGACACAACCTGCCAACATATCAAACAAGCAATGTGGTGTTTTCCTTCTCTCAGTTAAAAATCGATTCGAATTCGTCAGCTTTCTttttaaactcatgtttacaaaataatttacaaataactggagattgattgattgaccaAATGTGAGGTACCAAAGggagatttctaaattttttgacatatacgcagcattttttgtaatactgtttaggctggttgcaaaaaacacccgacatgaattatattgttagaccataacatgaatataatattcagttatcaggcatagctaGCCTAGGCGAATAGagtccgcattcgatttttagttttctaggATGCCAAAATTGtcagcatatattcccgaccaaaactATAGAAAGCCGGATTCCATATTAGACTGCCATgtacatcattcaactttgctagttgcctcagctagtcataacactagtcaattcagtgacattagtgatgtaacaatatttcaaaaaaaaaattttggttaatttgatgacgaaacaacacaaaatacaattttttgattactctctgaatgcgacgcgggcctgAAATAAGGAAGCGGCTTGGAATATACTCTTGGAACAGTAATGCGCCGGTTCTCTGGTCCGAATCCCGCGGGGGATGGTGCGATAGGATTGCTGGCTCCTCGCAGCCGTCAGGGGTTTACATAGCCCCTgctcggttacggctttctacACCATCAAATCTATGCATCTGGGAGAAATAACATGCTCACCCATTGGTTCTTAAAGTGGGGTCCGCGGTCGCTTAAGGGTCCGCCAAGTGGTTTTGGGGGGACCGCGAAGCAACTTGACACCGATACGAAAGCACTGCTGTGACGGTTTTCATACGGGATAGTGCTGAAAAACGTTTTAGTATTTACTTACAACACATGAGACATGATATAAGAGTAATGGCCCAAATAGAATCCCAAATAGATGAACAGGTGATAGCCAAGCAATTGCACTCATGACATTAAACTGTACTAACGACATGCAATAAATCAATGCTCGATATAACATCTTCCTATTCTGAATTTTTAGTGGACCGCGAGTCCTTAAAATAATTGCAGGGAGACCGTTacgcaaatttttttcaattagtttgagaaccactggcgctaaccaatcccatatccgacatggactggtaaccagagaagcgtggtttgccatatggtctACCTGCCTTATTATCTTTCTTGGCCCATGGCTGgattaaaaataaagcaaaaaaaGCATGGCTTACGGCACTGAGGAAGAAGGACGCAAAAATTCTCCTGGCCAATTTTTAATAGCGACTGAGTGTTAAAAAATTCACGTTGTTGGAGCGACATAAACTTCAATATTTACTcgggtaaaataaatttttgcttatttgttttctcaaatatcatttcaaaccaaattttcattttgaatgttTGTAGATGCATCTGACTGGCAACCAGACTttaactggtaaccggacgagaggctgtggttcgtcatatgattgagccgtcgtATCGACTTTCCCCGGGATGaaaatgtaaatcctatccagtCTCAAAAACGTGGTCAGTTATGTGAAATTAACTATCGTATAACTGTTATTTTGATCCTATAGACATGAAATGGTTTAGGTCTCGTGCCAAtagatatttactaacgcgcaaaCTTATGCTATATTTCTTCATCGTCTCAGTAGCTAGGTTGAAGTCGAGGAAGATGACTGGGCACTACCGTAGTATAGGTACCATGGaatagggttgggccataattttatttctactcacacttctggagcgccgaggACTGAACCTATCAAATGCTAACACGGGGCTATATATTTAGGGCTGGGCGACTTTaaatatctgatgatttcagaatctaaTCGAACactttttcgaatcaaatactTGTAATTAAATGAGACTTTATAATCGTAAAGCGTCCTCAAGACACTCAAATTCCTCAGAACATTAAATCCATCACACACTTACTTCGCTGAGCGTTCGAACACAATGGGAAACATGTTTCAGCAATAACTAACTGGCAAAAAGTAAGTCATACgtccgaatttttttttttgaaaacatatttcctcaaaaaagaaaattgtacAATTCAACTCAAACTTTGGCAGACAGAAAAACACAAGATGGATTCAAAATGAAGTAGATAATGACTCATAGTTGTTCGTGaactatttttataatttgtttgcTACATCGAATGAtattattaaattcatttttcacCGGGAAATCGAATTTCTGAATATTTCATACTTGAATAACTGTCATAGACATACCAGGCTCTAGTGTCGTAGCTGGGATACTCTCGGCTGGTGTAGTAGTAGAAAGAAGAGGCCGGCCATCGTGTCCACACTGTGGTATCTCACAAAGCTCCCATCTAGTATTGGGATCGGTTGTATAACACCAAGGACCTTCTTCAAAACTTGCAGTAGGGTTTCGACAATAGTTGTGATCCAGACCgctaaaaaattattgaattcaatTCTACCTAGTTATAGGAATGGTAGTAGTCGGGAACTTTTCGAAAGAATGGCTACGACCGCCCGATCATGGCAAAGTAGCCCCTATGATCGATAactgacaatttttaacaaaagttATTAAATTGAGATATTTGTACGCTGTTTTTGAGGAAAAATACGGGTTTTACTGTTCATTCACAAGACCACACGGGGGAATATAAATCAGAGATATTATTTACGGTatattttgttgatatgagtAGCAAAAGTATAATTAacaggtcgacgttcaatgtggtATATAACTGTGTGAATGAGTTCATTCAAATCGTCAAGCATTAGTCTCTGGAActtcactcatggctttttaaaaagaattttgTGAACGGGCTTATGATAGTCATCTCGCGTAATAGAACTGAATATATACGTTTTTAAAGTGAGGTTGAATTTTCTCACGTGAAAAGAGAACCCGAGGTCATCAGGCTGCATTCAAAATGCCGGAGATTTCCGGAGGTGGTAATATATACGTCGATATATGAATGTTAAATACGTACATACAAAATGAAAGTTTATTTGTACCCATTCATAACTCGAATAGATTATTTCCGGTTTATATGGAGTTGCAATCTGTCGTACAATTTATAAACCAACTTTCTGGATATCGTATTCCATTGtgaatgtttgataattatGATCATTGTatgcagtggcgtatctagggtgtggcatcCATGGCTCGTGTCCTAGGGGCCGTTTGGACAGGGGCGCAAGttttaattgtaaaatgtttcgatgaaataatttcaaattggaaataattgaaactcgtatttttaaatgaataataacgTATTTTAATTCAACGACAGTCGTTAAAAATTTTCCGTCATTGATTAATGCCAACTTTGCCACGGGCGCCATTTTACATAACTGTGCCACTGAATAAATGTGTCGGGAAAATTCATTACGTCCATAGAGAAGATGGTGGAAAACGGCTCCACTAAAATGCCATGATGTTCTGTAGGtgtattatataatattatcgGAATATTTTACGATAGCGACGTGCAACATGCAAAAAGGAAAAACCGTAATTTTTTTGCATCTCGGAATGTCGACTTGCAAAatgaaaatcgtcaaaattagtttaaaaataaacaaatataataacAATTCTCTGTTTGTACTAGTTTGAATTCAAAACAAAAGGTCTTTTACTGAGTTAGCTATGTTGCTATAATTCGATACAGTAAATTTTCAACACCAATGCCAACAAGATTAATT from Styela clava chromosome 12, kaStyClav1.hap1.2, whole genome shotgun sequence includes the following:
- the LOC120329401 gene encoding plasminogen-like; the encoded protein is RRDRYDYVGTLAETASGKTCQRWDSSTPHQHNNHPSQKPDRNLDENFCRNPDGEKRPWCHTTDPNTRWENCAVDRCTNADGSVLIPPLRVTSDCIIGAGGNYRGTKQVTRSGNTCAQWTSQSLHKHKNTPEDYPCSGLDHNYCRNPTASFEEGPWCYTTDPNTRWELCEIPQCGHDGRPLLSTTTPAESIPATTLEPGSCGKQAIQPTYSIQGFAIEGGRLIESRRRKREVDQQERILGGEIALHGSWPWSVSMLKNTDFHFCGGTLIKPGWVVTAAHCLDDELPPDRYAVKVGHNKGTEVEMQERKVRRYILHKSYSRAKHDIALVQLKTPFIITKHVRVACLPEPDYEVPGGSFCVTTGWGRTYDDDKPRGDLKQAVLPVHSYEECNSYLSSYYMGDKTQMCSGWKGEGVDTCKGDSGGPLVCLNNGRWTLQGVTSWGPGDCKDEQGSYGSYSRVSKYVGWIKKKMAKYS